One Glycine max cultivar Williams 82 chromosome 6, Glycine_max_v4.0, whole genome shotgun sequence DNA segment encodes these proteins:
- the LOC100526989 gene encoding glycosyltransferase family protein isoform X1: MGNDEGNDKKKRVVFVTVGTTCFDALVRAVDSNNVKQALFAKGYTHLLIQMGRGSYLPTKSEGDGSLAVDYFTFSSSIADHLRSASLVISHAGSGSIFETLQLGKPLIVVVNEDLMDNHQSELAEELADRKHLYCASPQTLHQTIANMDLSSLFPYSPGDATPVAKHINNLLGFPDD; encoded by the exons ATGGGGAACGATGAAGgcaatgataagaaaaagagagTGGTTTTTGTGACTGTAGGGACAACCTGTTTCGATGCTCTTGTGAGAGCTGTGGATTCCAACAATGTTAAACAAGCCTTGTTTGCAAAAGGCTACACCCACCTTCTCATCCAAATGGGTCGTGGATCCTATCTTCCTACTAAG TCTGAAGGAGATGGTTCTTTGGCTGTAGACTACTTCACTTTTTCATCCAGTATTGCAGATCATCTCAGATCAGCTTCTCTTGTCATTAGCCATGCAG GGTCGGGTAGCATATTTGAGACATTGCAGCTGGGCAAACCTTTAATTGTGGTTGTAAATGAAGATTTGATGGATAATCATCAAAGTGAGTTAGCAGAAGAACTTGCTGATAGAAAACATCTGTATTGTGCTAGTCCTCAAACACTCCATCAAACTATAGCAAATATGGATTTAAGTTCTCTCTTTCCTTACTCTCCAGGTGATGCTACACCAGTGGCCAAGCATATAAACAATCTCCTTGGTTTTCCTGATGATTGA
- the LOC100526989 gene encoding glycosyltransferase family protein isoform X2 — translation MGNDEGNDKKKRVVFVTVGTTCFDALVRAVDSNNVKQALFAKGYTHLLIQMGRGSYLPTKSEGDGSLAVDYFTFSSSIADHLRSASLVISHAGSGSIFETLQLGKPLIVVVNEDLMDNHQSDATPVAKHINNLLGFPDD, via the exons ATGGGGAACGATGAAGgcaatgataagaaaaagagagTGGTTTTTGTGACTGTAGGGACAACCTGTTTCGATGCTCTTGTGAGAGCTGTGGATTCCAACAATGTTAAACAAGCCTTGTTTGCAAAAGGCTACACCCACCTTCTCATCCAAATGGGTCGTGGATCCTATCTTCCTACTAAG TCTGAAGGAGATGGTTCTTTGGCTGTAGACTACTTCACTTTTTCATCCAGTATTGCAGATCATCTCAGATCAGCTTCTCTTGTCATTAGCCATGCAG GGTCGGGTAGCATATTTGAGACATTGCAGCTGGGCAAACCTTTAATTGTGGTTGTAAATGAAGATTTGATGGATAATCATCAAA GTGATGCTACACCAGTGGCCAAGCATATAAACAATCTCCTTGGTTTTCCTGATGATTGA